In the Rhodoferax fermentans genome, ACATACTTCAGCGAGATGATGACGGTGAGGGTCCAGAAAAAGATCGACAGGACACCCATCACGTTGTCCGTGGTGAAAGGAACGTGGCCAGCGCCAAACACTTCCTTGACGGCATACAGCACGCTGGTGCCGATGTCGCCATACACCACACCGATGGCGCCCAAGGTGAGCGCACGCAAAGTCGTTTTAGAGGTTACCAAGAATCACCAAGCCCCGGAATCATCAGGCTCCATGTCATAACAGGGCGCCATTTTGCGTCAGAAAGGCCTCTGGGTTCTGATACCCATCCAGCAGCCACTTGATCCAGGACAAGCCCAAGCCCCGACTTGTGGCCTGAAACCAACACCCAACGCTAGTCGTAGACCTCGGCTTCTGGGTCGGTGGCTTCGAGTTCGTAACTGGCCGCCAGCATCGCCAGGCGGCCCACCACGCCATACATATAGAAACGGTTGGGCAGGCTGACCCCGGGTTTCATACCGGGCTGGGGCAACTGGGTGCTGTGCTCGAACGCCAGCGGGGCATAGTCCGAGCCCGGCGCGTTGAGCGCCTCGTCCACCCCGCGCCCCGCATGCACGCGGTAGTAGCCGCCCACCACGTAACGGTCCATGGTGTAGATCACCGGTTCGGCCACGGCGTCGTTGACACGCTCTTGTGTCATCACCCCCTCTTGCACCATGAAACCATGCGGCATCAGCGGTGTCTTGCGCTCTTTGACCAGGGTATGGACCCGTTCACTCAAAGCCTGCATGTCCTTGGTATCACGCACGGTGACGATGCCCAGTTCATGGGTGCCGTGGTCGGCCTTGACGACCACAAACGGTTTTTCCTTGATGCCGTATTCCTTGTACTTGCGCCGCACGCGGGTCAACACCAGGTCCACCTGGCCACGCAGGCAGTCCAGCCCGCTGTCTTGCGACAGATCGACCGCCTCACACTTCTCGAACAAGGGGTTGATCAGCCAGGGGTCAACCCCCATGAGTTTGCCCAGCCGTTTGGCCACTTCTTCGTAGGCCTTGAAGTGGTTGCTTTTGCGCCGGATCGGCCAGCCCGCATGCAAGGGGGGCAGCAGGTACTGCTCAAAAATTTCTTCCAAAATGCCAGGCACGCCGGCGCCCAGGTCGTTGTTGAGCAGGATGGTGCAGGGGTCAAAGTCTTTGAGACCCAGGCGACGTTTGCCGCGAGTCACCGGCTCCAGGGTGACAGACGCACCACTTGGCAGATCCAGGGTGATGGTTTTCTTGAGGGCCGGGTCAATCGAGCCCAAGCGCACATTCAGGCCCGCCATGTTGAAAATGCGCGTGAGCTGAACCAGGTTTTCGAGATACTGAACGCTGTGCGGGCCATTGGTGGGCACCACCAGCAGGTTGCGCGCTTCGGGGCAGATTTTTTCGATCGCAGCCATGGCCGCCTGCACCGCCAGCGGCAGCATTTCCGGGGTGAGGTTGTTCCAGGCGCTGGGAAACAACCGGGTGCTCACCGGAGAGAGCTTGAAACCCGCGTTGCGGATGTCCACCGAGCTGTAAAACGGTGGGGTGTGCTCCATCCATTCCAGGCGGAACCAGCGCTCGATGGCGGGCATGGAGTCCAGCACACGCTGCTCTAACTCGTTGATGGGGCCCGTCAATGCGGTAATAAGGTGAGGAACCATGGACGACCTTGCGAAATAGTTGCTTTGATTCTAGGTCGGGGCGTTGTCGCTCCAACCTCCCTGACCTGACAATCTGTCTGGCACCGCGTCAGAGTGCACGGATGCGCAATAGTTCCACCACCGTCAGCCAGACACGCCTGGCTTGACGGCGCATGAGCTCACGAGCGCACTTCTCCCTGGCCCAGCACCACGTACTTGAGCGAGGTCAGGCCTTCGATGCCAACCGGGCCACGCGCGTGGAACTTGTCGGTGCTGATGCCAATTTCGGCGCCCAGGCCATACTCAAAACCATCTGCAAAGCGGGTGCTGGTGTTGACCATGACACTGGCCGAATCGACTTCGCGCAAAAACGCTTGCGCGTGCACATGGTCACGCGTCAGGATGGCATCGGTGTGGTGGCTGCTGTACTGATTGATATGGCGAATAGCCTCGTCCACCCCGGCCACCAGCTTGATGCTGATGATGGGTGCCAGATACTCTTCAAACCAGTCGGCCTCGGTGGCAGGGGTCAGCTTGAAAACTTCTTCATTCATAGCACCCTGCCCTTTATCCATCAGGGCTGAGGCACGATTTTCCTTGTAACTCTGGAGCAAGGCCAGGGACTCGGGGCAACAGCGCATCTCCACCCCTTTGGCCGCATAGATGGCCGCGATTTTGGGCAGGAAGTCCACCGCCACACCGCGCGCCACCAAAAGACTCTCGGTGGCATTGCAGGGGCTGTATTTGTTGGTCTTGGCGTTGTCGGCCACCTTGACGGCTTGGACGATGTCACACGGGTCATCCACATAGGTGTGGCAGTTGCCGTCCAGGTGTTTGATGACCGGCACCTTGGCCTCGCGGCTGATGCGCTCGATCAGCCCCTTGCCGCCACGCGGGATGATCACATCCACATACTGCGGCATGGCGATCAGCTGGCCCACCACCTCGCGGTCGGTGGTTTGCACCAGCTGCACTGCGTTCTCTGGCAAACCGGATTCAGCCAAGGCCTGCTGCACCAGCCGTGCCAGCGCTTTGTTGGAGTCAATCGCCTCGGAGCCACCGCGCAGGATGCAGGCATTGCCACTCTTGATGCTGAGCGACGCCGCTTCAATCGTCACATTCGGACGGCTCTCGAAGATCATGCCAAACACGCCAATCGGCACCCGCATCTGGCCAACCCGGATACCGCTGGGTTGCTCCTTCATCCCGATGACCTCGCCAATCACATCGGCCATGGCGGCCAGCTGCTCGCAGCCCTGGGCGCAGGTTTCGATCACCTTGGGTGTGAGTTTGAGCCGGTCCACCATCGGCGCTGCCAGCCCGGCCGCCATCGCGCGCGCGATGTCTTTGGCATTGTCGATCTGCAACGTCTCCACATTGCTGCGCAGCAGCGCCGCCAGTTTTTTGAGTGCAGCGTTTTTGCTAACTGCTGAGGCTTTTGCCATCAGGGCTGAGGCCTGTTTTGCTTGAATACCCAGGGTCTGGGTGTGCTCAGAAAGGGTGATCTCGTTCATGAGGCTATTTTGGCACGCTGCTTTGCCAACATCCAGCCTGCAGACCACAAGCTGGCGCGCGGCAAGACCGGGCCCAAAACCCGGCAACAGGCCATCACCCTGCGCTGCACGGGATACCGTTGTGTGTCATGGGGAGTCTGGCCCGGCGAAGGTTGGCCGCTTTGTGATGGCCGCATACAATGAGAAGTTGTCCTTGGACGGTCGCTCTGGGTGCTCTGCCTGGGCGGTTTGTTTATCAATTCATTGAACATCTGGAGTTATCTGTGTTTATTTCTTCTGCATTTGCGCAAACCGCGCCCGCCGCTGCCGCTTCGGGTGACATGCAATCGACCCTGATGGGCATGTTGCCACTGGTCCTGATGTTTGTGGTGTTGTACTTTGTGATGATTCGCCCGCAAATGAAAAAGGCCAAAGAGCACAAAAACATGGTGGAGTCGCTGGCCAAAGGGGACGAAGTGGTCACCGCCGGTGGTTTGCTGGGCAAAGTGAGCAAGCTGAACGAAGGTTTCATCAGCGTTGAGATCGCCAACAGCGTTGAAGTGCAACTCCAGCGCAGCTCCGTGGTGCAAGTCTTGCCCAAGGGCACCATCAAATAAGCCGTCTTGAAGCTGGCCCTGGCCAGCGTTTTGTTATCTGAAGGGCGGTCATGAATCGTTACCCGGTCTGGAAATACGTGATCATCG is a window encoding:
- the gshA gene encoding glutamate--cysteine ligase, with the protein product MVPHLITALTGPINELEQRVLDSMPAIERWFRLEWMEHTPPFYSSVDIRNAGFKLSPVSTRLFPSAWNNLTPEMLPLAVQAAMAAIEKICPEARNLLVVPTNGPHSVQYLENLVQLTRIFNMAGLNVRLGSIDPALKKTITLDLPSGASVTLEPVTRGKRRLGLKDFDPCTILLNNDLGAGVPGILEEIFEQYLLPPLHAGWPIRRKSNHFKAYEEVAKRLGKLMGVDPWLINPLFEKCEAVDLSQDSGLDCLRGQVDLVLTRVRRKYKEYGIKEKPFVVVKADHGTHELGIVTVRDTKDMQALSERVHTLVKERKTPLMPHGFMVQEGVMTQERVNDAVAEPVIYTMDRYVVGGYYRVHAGRGVDEALNAPGSDYAPLAFEHSTQLPQPGMKPGVSLPNRFYMYGVVGRLAMLAASYELEATDPEAEVYD
- a CDS encoding glutamate-5-semialdehyde dehydrogenase, producing MNEITLSEHTQTLGIQAKQASALMAKASAVSKNAALKKLAALLRSNVETLQIDNAKDIARAMAAGLAAPMVDRLKLTPKVIETCAQGCEQLAAMADVIGEVIGMKEQPSGIRVGQMRVPIGVFGMIFESRPNVTIEAASLSIKSGNACILRGGSEAIDSNKALARLVQQALAESGLPENAVQLVQTTDREVVGQLIAMPQYVDVIIPRGGKGLIERISREAKVPVIKHLDGNCHTYVDDPCDIVQAVKVADNAKTNKYSPCNATESLLVARGVAVDFLPKIAAIYAAKGVEMRCCPESLALLQSYKENRASALMDKGQGAMNEEVFKLTPATEADWFEEYLAPIISIKLVAGVDEAIRHINQYSSHHTDAILTRDHVHAQAFLREVDSASVMVNTSTRFADGFEYGLGAEIGISTDKFHARGPVGIEGLTSLKYVVLGQGEVRS
- the yajC gene encoding preprotein translocase subunit YajC, with the translated sequence MFISSAFAQTAPAAAASGDMQSTLMGMLPLVLMFVVLYFVMIRPQMKKAKEHKNMVESLAKGDEVVTAGGLLGKVSKLNEGFISVEIANSVEVQLQRSSVVQVLPKGTIK